The following coding sequences are from one Eublepharis macularius isolate TG4126 chromosome 19, MPM_Emac_v1.0, whole genome shotgun sequence window:
- the LOC129346539 gene encoding uncharacterized protein LOC129346539 has product MGGLGPVMLSQTSFTAIQQPNGSALDNQAVEDTSRDAGSPKLKQNVVVLDPADYTGHCSFLRGLFAVPNSWTEITADFLEDAFRKVLTEMDYLAIQQPNGSALDNQAVEDTSRDAGSPKLKQNVVVLDPADYTGHCSFLRGLFAVPNSWTEITADFLEDAFRKVLTEMDYLGSYTSLAIQDYLAHYLSRHRGELNGTPFPALLGDPLSDQALVLLLAPSVPREEAGGLGSLPVCCVGRKLLASGSWLHPQGFAIFVSTGPGPSSAL; this is encoded by the exons CCATCCAGCAACCAAATGGGAGCGCCCTGGACAACCAGGCCGTGGAGGACACCAGCAGGGATGCAG GCAGCCCGAAGTTGAAACAAAACGTTGTAGTCCTGGATCCAGCGGACTACACAGGGCACTGCTCTTTCCTGAGGGGCCTATTTGCAGTGCCCAACAGCTGGACTGAGATCACAGCCGATTTCCTGGAAGACGCTTTCCGGAAAGTTTTAACTGAAATGGACTATCTAG CCATCCAGCAACCAAATGGGAGCGCCCTGGACAACCAGGCCGTGGAGGACACCAGCAGGGATGCAG GCAGCCCGAAGTTGAAACAAAACGTTGTAGTCCTGGATCCAGCGGACTACACAGGGCACTGCTCTTTCCTGAGGGGCCTATTCGCAGTGCCCAACAGCTGGACTGAGATCACAGCCGATTTCCTGGAAGACGCTTTCCGGAAAGTTTTAACTGAAATGGACTATCTAGGTAGTTACACGTCCCTGGCCATTCAAGACTACTTGGCccactacctgagcaggcaccgaGGAGAGCTAAATGGCACCC CCTTTCCGGCATTGCTAGGAGATCCGCTCTCGGATCAAGCCCTCGTCTTGCTGTTAGCCCCATCAGTCCCCCGGGAGGAAGCTGGTGGCCTTGGCTCCCTGCCTGTGTGCTGTGTGGGCAGGAAGTTGTTGGCATCGGGGTCATGGCTGCATCCACAGGGGTTTGCCATCTTTGTTTCTACCGGTCCAGGGCCATCATCAGCCCTCTGA